Proteins encoded by one window of Nasonia vitripennis strain AsymCx chromosome 1 unlocalized genomic scaffold, Nvit_psr_1.1 chr1_random0011, whole genome shotgun sequence:
- the LOC103315368 gene encoding uncharacterized protein LOC103315368 isoform X2, with protein MNRRLHIDGALCKSSRISFAMENEGYVPFDLVIQPTTMLTFSGMFEQEIPVPIEVLPTAVTFENINQAEGLISIDGFVRMKFTMIPSRFENASYGCGSITDGRSKLTVNITNFIVVDNIQKGVAVNVVGTVDATNGTLCITCNNMNAITLRDNTPAMSDADLAQGGKPLKRLAPVG; from the exons ATGAACCGA AGGTTGCATATTGATGGTGCTCTTTGCAAGAGTTCAAGGATTTCATTCGCAATGGAAAATGAGGGATACGTTCCCTTCGATCTCGTGATTCAACCTACAACCATGCTAACTTTCTCTggaatgtttgaacaagaaaTACCAGTGCCAATAGAGGTTTTACCAACAGCAGTTACGTTTGAAAACATCAATCAGGCTGAAGGCCTGATAT CCATTGATGGATTTGTGAGGATGAAGTTTACTATGATCCCCAGTCGTTTTGAAAACGCCAGTTATGGCTGCGGATCAATAACTGATGGACGCTCTAAATTAACTGTCAACATTACAAACTTCATTGTAGTTGACAACATTCAGAAAGGTGTAGCCGTAAACGTAGTTGGAACAGTAGATGCCACTAATG GTACACTGTGCATTACGTGCAACAACATGAACGCTATTACCCTCAGGGACAACACTCCAGCAATGTCGGATGCAGACTTAGCCCAAGGTGGAAAACCCCTAAAGCGGCTAGCTCCTGTAGGTTAA
- the LOC103315368 gene encoding uncharacterized protein LOC103315368 isoform X1 — translation MNRRLHIDGALCKSSRISFAMENEGYVPFDLVIQPTTMLTFSGMFEQEIPVPIEVLPTAVTFENINQAEGLISIDGFVRMKFTMIPSRFENASYGCGSITDGRSKLTVNITNFIVVDNIQKGVAVNVVGTVDATNDFSGTLCITCNNMNAITLRDNTPAMSDADLAQGGKPLKRLAPVG, via the exons ATGAACCGA AGGTTGCATATTGATGGTGCTCTTTGCAAGAGTTCAAGGATTTCATTCGCAATGGAAAATGAGGGATACGTTCCCTTCGATCTCGTGATTCAACCTACAACCATGCTAACTTTCTCTggaatgtttgaacaagaaaTACCAGTGCCAATAGAGGTTTTACCAACAGCAGTTACGTTTGAAAACATCAATCAGGCTGAAGGCCTGATAT CCATTGATGGATTTGTGAGGATGAAGTTTACTATGATCCCCAGTCGTTTTGAAAACGCCAGTTATGGCTGCGGATCAATAACTGATGGACGCTCTAAATTAACTGTCAACATTACAAACTTCATTGTAGTTGACAACATTCAGAAAGGTGTAGCCGTAAACGTAGTTGGAACAGTAGATGCCACTAATG aCTTTTCAGGTACACTGTGCATTACGTGCAACAACATGAACGCTATTACCCTCAGGGACAACACTCCAGCAATGTCGGATGCAGACTTAGCCCAAGGTGGAAAACCCCTAAAGCGGCTAGCTCCTGTAGGTTAA
- the LOC103315369 gene encoding uncharacterized protein LOC103315369 has translation MTKEEINNQQTLLDPNETVPELQLLFTLKPAYTRYKIPIRPDEFNPFIMGRRLFQQYVVDSYVKIEKDRIMYCKNHQKEIKADTYQGLHDYMQRSANDMNGQVGKTIILPSTFIVSPRHMQQCYQDAKAIINRKGKPDIFLTMTCNPKWSEITENLLPHQQVSDRPDIVARVFHLKKECLPHMHLLITLTHGFKITTPEIVDKFISAENPDAQKPTLQEIVLKNMIHGPCDETNMDENGYPNYCRRNTGITYELNNGNVVNNTWVVPYCPTLLEMFNCHINVEVVTKARYVGPVEAIYRILSKILQDKSHAIIRLAVHLPYQQSIIIVGKANIIRENLNCSSSTLLDSFKLNLENPEARQYFYADIPSYFVHKKTVRKQQFNCIGRSTSFDDLKTVDGVIQPTFTAACLALGFIEDDEEWMRAMEEATVWMMPTQLRRLFVRILIHCQPVHPEELWEKFKDAMSEDFSRTNEITISYQKAYAHVNTLLNMEGRALTDFPTMEQRVEQHKLDDNTNNAALPQMAELGQQQYGQLNTEQKEIVDTVLHAVDINNHEIYTMAFTGIAATLLPHGKTVHQTFGLPVPMYHDSSSSIKAQTKEGQILKEADVFIWDEAPMAPRYALEIANRTLQYIMNNNLPFGGKIIILGGDFRQLLPIKINGTRGETLNLCIKYSELWKYFKNFTLTTNMRVMPNEVDFAKFLLEVGNGTLNDSHDKINVPEHCILTANNNMAYHLFGKLIEEKRFENMSKCAILSARNIDVDEINKQATNLLDIESERL, from the exons ATGACGaaagaagaaataaataatcaacaaaCTTTATTAGATCCTAATGAAACAGTTCCAGAGttgcaattattatttacattaaaGCCAG CTTACACAAGATACAAAATACCTATTAGACCCGACGAATTTAATCCTTTTATTATGGGACGTAGATTGTTTCAACAATATGTAGTAGATTCTTAtgttaaaatagaaaaagataGAATTATGTATTgcaaaaatcatcaaaaagaaattaaggcAGATACATATCAAGGATTGCATGATTATATGCAACGATCTGCTAATGATATGAATGGACAAGTTGGAAAAACAATTATTCTTCCATCAACATTCATCGTTTCACCCCGCCACATGCAACAGTGTTATCAAGATGCAAAGGCCATAATTAATCGCAAGGGTAAACCTGATATTTTTCTTACGATGACGTGTAACCCCAAGTGGTCAGAGATAACAGAAAATCTTTTACCTCATCAACAAGTTTCTGATAGACCCGATATTGTAGCCAGAgtatttcatttaaaaaaagaat gTTTACCACACATGCActtattaattactttaacACATGGTTTTAAAATTACCACGcctgaaattgttgataaatttatttctgCCGAAAACCCTGATGCTCAAAAACCAACATTGCAAGAAATAGTTTTGAAAAACATGATACATGGTCCTTGTG ACGAGACAAACATGGATGAAAACGGTTATCCTAATTATTGTAGAAGAAATACTGGAATTACATACGAACTAAATAATGGCAATGTAGTTAACAATACATGGGTCGTACCATATTGCCCAACTTTATTAGAGATGTTCAACTGTCATATCAACGTAGAAGTAGTGACAA aAGCTCGATATGTCGGACCTGTTGAAGCAATCTACCGCATACTTAGTAAAATATTACAAGACAAAAGTCATGCTATAATAAGATTGGCAGTACATTTACCCTATCAACAAAGCATTATTATTGTTGGCAAAGCAAACATTATTAGAGAAAATCTTAATTGTTCAAGTAGCACGTTACTAGATTCTTTCAAGCTGAACTTAGAAAATCCTGAAGCAAGACAATATTTCTATGCAGATATTCCTAGCTACTTTGTGCATAAGAAGACAGTTCGTAAACAACAGTTCAATTGTATTGGAC GTTCTACAAGTTTTgatgatttaaaaactgttgaTGGTGTCATACAACCTACATTTACTGCAGCATGTTTAGCTTTAGGCTTTATAGAAGACGACGAAGAATGGATGAGAGCAATGGAAGAAGCAACAGTATGGATGATGCCTACACAACTTCGAAGATTGTTTGTTCGCATTTTGATCCACTGTCAACCTGTTCACCCTGAAGAATTATGGGAAAAATTCAAAGATGCAATGTCTGAAGATTTTTCACGAACAAATGAAATAACTATAAGTTATCAAAAAGCTTATGCTCATGTTAATACCTTATTAAATATGGAAGGTAGAGCTTTAACTGATTTCCCTACAATGGAACAAAGAGTAGAACAACATAAATTAGACGATAATACTAATAACGCAGCTTTACCTCAAATGGCAGAACTTGGTCAACAGCAATATGGACAATTAAACACTGAACAGAAGGAAATCGTAGATACAGTTCTTCATGCAGTTGACATTAATAACCATGAAA TATACACAATGGCATTTACTGGAATTGCTGCAACATTACTCCCGCATGGAAAGACAGTACACCAAACGTTTGGTTTGCCAGTTCCAATGTATCACGATTCATCATCAAGTATCAAGGCGCAAACCAAAGAAGGTCAAATTCTAAAAGAAGCTGATGTTTTTATCTGGGATGAAGCTCCAATGGCTCCAAGATATGCTTTAGAAATCGCAAACCGAACATTGCAATATATCATGAACAATAATTTGCCATTTGGAGGAAAAATCATTATTCTAGGAGGAGATTTCCGACAACTTCTTCCTATAAAGATTAATGGAACACGAGGCGAAACTTTGAATCTTTGCATTAAATACAGCGAATTatggaaatattttaaaaacttcaCACTTACCACAAATATGAGAGTAATGCCTAATGAAGttgattttgcaaaatttttattagaagTTGGTAACGGAACATTAAATGATTCACATGACAAAATCAATGTTCCTGAACACTGCATTCTTACTGCAAATAATAACATGGCTTACCATTTATTCGGTAAATTAATTGAAGAAAAACGATTTGAAAACATGAGTAAATGTGCTATACTGTCAGCTCGAAACATAGATGTTGATGAAATCAATAAGCAAGCCACAAACTTATTAGATATAGAAAGCGAGCGTCTTTAA